The proteins below are encoded in one region of Paenibacillus albus:
- a CDS encoding methyl-accepting chemotaxis protein — protein sequence MDQEMYLQSVIDMMETYQKAFSEETILLVMDLEKVREFLPTPSIKVTIPVGTPRSALANTVSDLALSQNKICFEERGPEAFGIAYVATASPLRYNGELVGVLTSVTVNEKFEMIRNSSESLAASVEEMTATSNQLASGFSSINSEMDQLSSKSTALLQDIGAIQSIIGVVQELADTSNLLGLNAAIEAAHAGQYGRGFSVVANEIRKMANQSKDASNTIRTQLIDMQSRLNEINRFVETVKHDMAHHSESVKELDSAFEHIAVTANELLDRFGTDNRD from the coding sequence ATGGATCAAGAAATGTACTTACAATCCGTGATCGACATGATGGAAACGTATCAGAAAGCTTTTTCGGAGGAAACGATCCTGCTTGTGATGGATTTGGAGAAGGTACGCGAGTTTCTGCCGACGCCTTCGATTAAAGTCACGATCCCCGTCGGAACGCCGCGCAGCGCATTGGCGAATACGGTGTCGGATCTCGCGCTCAGCCAGAACAAAATTTGCTTTGAGGAACGTGGTCCTGAAGCTTTTGGAATCGCGTACGTAGCTACCGCATCTCCCTTGCGATATAATGGCGAGCTAGTTGGCGTGCTTACCTCCGTTACGGTGAACGAGAAATTCGAAATGATTCGCAATTCCTCAGAGAGTCTGGCTGCTTCGGTAGAGGAAATGACGGCAACCTCCAATCAGCTGGCCTCCGGCTTCTCTTCCATTAATAGCGAAATGGATCAATTGTCATCCAAATCGACCGCGCTACTGCAAGATATTGGCGCGATCCAGTCCATTATCGGAGTTGTGCAGGAATTGGCGGATACATCGAATCTACTCGGCTTGAACGCAGCCATTGAAGCGGCCCATGCCGGCCAATATGGCCGCGGGTTCTCTGTCGTGGCGAATGAAATCCGCAAAATGGCGAATCAGAGCAAGGATGCCTCAAACACGATTCGAACCCAGTTGATCGATATGCAGAGCAGGTTGAATGAAATTAACCGCTTCGTGGAGACAGTCAAGCATGACATGGCTCATCATTCCGAGAGTGTCAAAGAGCTGGATTCCGCTTTCGAGCATATAGCAGTAACGGCGAACGAGCTGCTCGATCGTTTCGGCACAGACAATAGAGACTGA
- a CDS encoding sugar ABC transporter permease: MNKINIREYGMYIALFVIMLTFSIMTDGLFMSSRNISNLLDATGYIAVLAVGMTLVIVIRHIDLSVGFMAGFLGAIAAIFLTQLGVPFYITIPIILVFGIIVGLLNGFLVAQIGIPSFVASLAGMLIFRGALLMVTEKTGTIIIKDDHFNAIGNGFIPSLGKVAGLNVLSLILGAAAILVYIFVEISNRRKKQQYNFEVSSNNFFAAKLVFVSAIIAYITWIIAGYNGFSWTVVIMLLVVVVYQILSTKTVLGRHIYAVGSNPEAAHLSGISVKKITYIVFGSMGMLSALSGILFTARLQSATTTAGTLFELDAIAAAYVGGVSAAGGVGKVTGSIIGAIVMASLSSGMNLLGVGISYQYMIRGAVLAAAVIFDVMTRRKRG, from the coding sequence ATGAATAAAATAAATATACGCGAATACGGGATGTATATCGCATTGTTCGTCATCATGCTGACGTTCTCGATCATGACCGATGGTCTGTTCATGTCGTCACGCAACATTAGCAATCTGCTTGATGCAACCGGCTACATCGCGGTCCTCGCAGTCGGCATGACGCTTGTCATCGTCATTCGGCACATCGACTTGTCGGTTGGATTCATGGCCGGCTTCTTAGGCGCAATCGCCGCGATCTTCCTGACCCAGCTCGGCGTACCGTTCTACATTACAATTCCGATTATTCTGGTATTCGGTATTATCGTTGGCTTGTTAAACGGCTTCCTGGTTGCCCAGATTGGTATTCCATCTTTCGTTGCGTCTCTAGCAGGAATGCTGATCTTCAGAGGCGCGCTGCTTATGGTGACGGAGAAAACCGGCACAATCATTATTAAGGACGATCACTTCAATGCGATCGGCAACGGCTTTATCCCCTCGCTTGGTAAAGTAGCCGGGCTGAACGTGCTTTCCTTGATCCTAGGCGCTGCGGCTATTTTGGTATACATTTTCGTTGAAATCTCGAATCGCAGAAAGAAGCAGCAGTACAATTTCGAAGTCAGTTCGAACAATTTCTTTGCGGCTAAGCTTGTATTTGTTTCCGCAATTATCGCGTATATCACTTGGATTATCGCTGGCTACAACGGCTTCTCTTGGACAGTTGTTATTATGCTGCTCGTCGTCGTTGTTTATCAGATTCTATCCACGAAGACGGTGCTTGGCCGTCATATCTATGCGGTTGGCAGCAATCCGGAAGCGGCACACTTGAGCGGTATCAGCGTAAAGAAAATTACGTACATCGTATTCGGTTCGATGGGTATGCTGTCTGCGCTCTCCGGTATTCTGTTTACAGCTCGTCTCCAATCTGCGACAACAACAGCAGGAACGTTGTTCGAGCTTGATGCAATCGCAGCTGCATATGTCGGCGGCGTATCCGCAGCAGGCGGCGTAGGTAAAGTAACAGGCTCGATCATCGGTGCGATCGTTATGGCTTCGCTCTCCAGCGGGATGAACTTGCTCGGCGTCGGCATCTCATATCAATACATGATTCGCGGCGCAGTGCTTGCTGCTGCAGTTATTTTCGATGTCATGACGCGTCGTAAAAGAGGTTAA
- a CDS encoding glutathionylspermidine synthase family protein, which produces MVAANRFEIVGTPHQDRASRVAQLRELGFSWADLAEEPYWIDQIVTMPRPLFEELEAASGKLWLILDKTARYIHGKPEFYELLGIPEVLWDALDILPIPQEGLISRYARFDFAISNEGAIKLLELNADTPTGYVEASIATPWLCKEAGIASPNAGMAQRVAEAWGFERPEVAACVGYGEHMEDSGTIEALVKHSGLQMRCVDCLELWVDEGVLKDGEGRMIRSLFALYPKEWMAVDEGGEALAYAIESGNLTIYNGIHSILLQSKGLLATVWGLYELGLVFDEKEREAISRYMLPAYNNPVFEGSFVSKSMFGREGGSVRLFNQVGELELADVDGYDTSELFPLVYQKRAELSRIETAVGELHLLTGMFVINGVPCGMLGRAGGPITGNTSYFVAIGVREV; this is translated from the coding sequence ATGGTGGCTGCGAATCGATTTGAAATTGTCGGTACACCTCACCAGGATCGTGCGTCTCGTGTAGCTCAGCTGCGCGAGCTAGGATTCAGTTGGGCGGACCTTGCAGAGGAGCCATACTGGATTGATCAGATTGTCACGATGCCGCGGCCGTTGTTTGAAGAATTGGAGGCTGCATCCGGGAAGCTGTGGCTGATTCTGGATAAGACCGCTCGTTATATTCATGGCAAGCCTGAATTTTATGAGCTTCTCGGCATTCCTGAGGTGTTGTGGGATGCGCTGGATATTCTTCCGATTCCGCAAGAAGGGCTCATTAGCAGATATGCTCGGTTTGATTTTGCTATCTCAAACGAAGGCGCCATTAAGCTGCTCGAGCTTAACGCCGACACGCCGACTGGCTATGTTGAAGCTTCAATTGCGACGCCTTGGCTCTGTAAGGAAGCGGGCATTGCATCGCCGAATGCTGGAATGGCGCAGCGAGTGGCTGAGGCATGGGGCTTTGAACGCCCTGAAGTGGCAGCATGTGTAGGATACGGCGAGCATATGGAAGATTCGGGAACCATCGAGGCTCTGGTGAAGCATAGCGGCCTGCAGATGCGCTGCGTGGATTGCCTTGAGCTTTGGGTAGACGAAGGCGTGCTGAAGGATGGCGAAGGCCGGATGATTCGCAGCCTGTTCGCGTTGTACCCGAAGGAATGGATGGCAGTGGACGAAGGTGGAGAAGCGCTTGCTTATGCGATAGAGAGCGGCAATTTGACTATATATAACGGGATTCATAGTATACTGCTGCAGTCCAAAGGATTGCTAGCCACTGTTTGGGGCTTGTACGAATTAGGGCTTGTGTTCGATGAGAAGGAACGTGAGGCCATCAGCCGATATATGCTGCCTGCTTATAATAATCCGGTCTTCGAAGGGAGCTTCGTCTCGAAGTCGATGTTCGGACGTGAAGGCGGCTCTGTCCGTCTGTTCAATCAAGTGGGAGAGCTGGAGCTCGCGGATGTGGACGGCTACGATACAAGCGAGCTGTTCCCACTCGTATATCAGAAGAGGGCAGAGCTTTCCCGCATTGAGACGGCCGTTGGCGAGCTGCATCTGTTGACAGGCATGTTTGTGATTAATGGTGTTCCTTGTGGGATGCTTGGTCGTGCAGGTGGTCCGATAACGGGCAATACGAGCTATTTTGTGGCAATAGGAGTGAGAGAAGTATGA
- a CDS encoding DUF350 domain-containing protein gives MTVFINLVVSVAAIIVLQLAGMLIFSWMTPFKDMDELRKGNVAVSLALGGKFLATAIILGVAAYTNTSIWHVIMWFGVGYVCLVAAYWIFELVTPNLNIAEHLQKGNVAVGTLLFCVFLGTAFAVSSLII, from the coding sequence GTGACCGTCTTTATTAATCTTGTTGTAAGTGTAGCTGCAATTATCGTGCTTCAGTTGGCGGGTATGCTGATCTTCAGCTGGATGACGCCGTTTAAGGATATGGATGAATTGCGAAAGGGCAATGTAGCGGTCAGTCTCGCGCTTGGCGGCAAGTTCTTAGCGACTGCGATCATTCTAGGTGTCGCGGCTTACACGAACACGTCGATCTGGCATGTGATCATGTGGTTCGGAGTCGGATATGTATGTCTTGTCGCGGCCTACTGGATATTCGAGCTGGTAACGCCGAACTTAAACATTGCAGAGCATTTGCAAAAGGGCAACGTAGCGGTCGGGACGCTGTTGTTCTGCGTGTTCCTTGGTACAGCTTTTGCAGTGAGCAGCCTTATAATTTAG